A region of Candidatus Thermoplasmatota archaeon DNA encodes the following proteins:
- a CDS encoding folylpolyglutamate synthase/dihydrofolate synthase family protein, which yields MDYSATINYLYGLQRFGTKLGLRNIRTLARLLNNPHHALRAVHITGTNGKGSVAAMIASVLQAQGYKVGLYTSPHLSRFTERITINGKEIPESKVVELTKELKLLADKTKAITGGYPTFFEFTTALMFQYFCDEKLDIASIEVGMGGRLDATNIINPLVSVITTVALEHTKYLGNTIEKIAYEKCGTIKRKRPVVTAVNNTKALGVIKNICRKRCCELFVVGNDIEFKVLNQSLQNQELEVCGLLDSYKISIPLLGTHQCINAATAIATLECLKKYYGIAITKESIKKGLGTVRWHGRLEIVKKKPLVLLDCSHNPEAARTLAKELEKFKALKILVIGISSDKDISSVLRELLPQFELVIATQSKVIERALPVEELARKILEHKNKVIVARNVNKAIDCALSLASKNDIICITGSVFVVGEARDYLVESRKSKDN from the coding sequence GTGGACTATAGCGCTACAATAAACTATCTTTACGGCTTGCAAAGGTTTGGGACTAAGTTGGGTTTGCGGAATATTAGAACTTTAGCTAGACTCCTAAATAATCCTCATCATGCACTCAGAGCTGTACACATTACAGGCACTAACGGAAAAGGCTCTGTTGCTGCTATGATTGCTAGCGTTTTACAAGCGCAAGGCTATAAAGTTGGCCTATACACCTCACCGCACTTGTCAAGATTTACCGAAAGAATAACGATAAACGGAAAGGAAATACCTGAGAGCAAGGTTGTAGAACTTACAAAAGAGCTTAAGTTGCTTGCCGATAAAACAAAAGCAATTACAGGTGGATATCCTACTTTCTTCGAATTCACGACTGCACTGATGTTCCAATATTTTTGCGATGAAAAACTAGATATTGCTTCTATTGAGGTAGGCATGGGAGGAAGGCTTGACGCTACTAATATAATCAATCCTCTTGTCTCAGTCATCACTACAGTAGCTCTTGAGCATACTAAGTATTTAGGAAATACCATTGAAAAGATAGCTTATGAAAAGTGCGGAACAATCAAGAGGAAAAGACCTGTAGTAACTGCAGTAAATAATACCAAAGCGCTGGGTGTAATAAAAAATATCTGTAGAAAGAGATGTTGCGAGCTTTTTGTTGTGGGAAATGATATTGAATTTAAAGTTCTCAATCAGAGCTTGCAAAATCAAGAGCTAGAAGTTTGCGGCCTTTTAGATAGCTATAAAATATCTATCCCTCTGCTGGGTACTCATCAATGTATTAATGCAGCTACAGCTATCGCTACCCTGGAATGCCTAAAAAAATATTACGGCATTGCTATAACGAAAGAATCCATAAAAAAAGGTCTTGGAACAGTGAGGTGGCATGGTAGATTAGAAATAGTCAAAAAGAAACCTCTGGTATTATTAGATTGCTCTCACAATCCAGAAGCTGCTAGAACGTTAGCTAAAGAGCTTGAAAAATTCAAAGCTCTAAAAATTCTGGTGATAGGTATAAGCTCTGATAAAGATATATCAAGCGTACTGAGAGAGCTTTTGCCACAATTCGAACTTGTTATAGCAACTCAATCTAAAGTAATTGAGAGAGCTTTGCCTGTAGAAGAGCTTGCACGCAAAATATTAGAGCACAAGAACAAAGTTATAGTAGCGAGAAACGTGAACAAGGCTATAGATTGCGCACTTTCGCTAGCAAGCAAAAATGATATTATTTGTATTACAGGCTCTGTTTTCGTAGTTGGTGAAGCCAGAGATTATTTAGTGGAAAGTAGAAAATCTAAAGATAATTAA
- a CDS encoding DUF3786 domain-containing protein, with protein MKEDAQYLHALEVSWEKLLSLDPSITAENANVNFDKAREEFTVPWLNEIFYVKLETKEVVASNGQSANTLLSLVILRYLLGSKNIELSNRLVSFRDLHGGDIYYGVFERSVIKPIVKNFVSQPEKLIEVASLFGGRKLDYGDASVEIKVFPRLPITIILWKGDEEVPGSANVVFDESAKYQLSAEEICVISTLVVSKLLRALS; from the coding sequence CATGCACTTGAAGTTTCTTGGGAAAAACTACTTTCTTTAGACCCTTCAATTACTGCCGAAAATGCAAATGTAAATTTTGACAAAGCGAGAGAAGAATTTACAGTCCCTTGGCTTAACGAAATTTTTTATGTAAAATTAGAAACTAAAGAAGTTGTAGCAAGTAATGGGCAAAGCGCAAATACTTTACTTTCCTTAGTTATTCTCCGTTATCTATTGGGCTCAAAGAATATTGAGCTAAGTAACAGGTTAGTTTCTTTCAGGGATTTGCATGGGGGCGATATTTATTATGGAGTTTTTGAGCGCTCCGTGATTAAACCAATAGTAAAAAATTTTGTGTCTCAACCTGAGAAACTCATTGAAGTAGCGAGTTTATTTGGCGGTAGAAAATTAGATTATGGAGATGCGAGTGTAGAAATTAAAGTATTCCCAAGACTGCCTATTACCATAATATTATGGAAAGGGGATGAAGAGGTGCCTGGCTCAGCAAATGTTGTGTTTGATGAAAGTGCAAAATATCAGTTATCAGCAGAAGAGATTTGTGTGATATCTACGTTAGTTGTATCGAAATTGCTTAGAGCACTGAGTTAA